The following are encoded in a window of Haloarcula halophila genomic DNA:
- a CDS encoding RNA-guided endonuclease InsQ/TnpB family protein produces MKRTNTFAVRPLSETGEQLLRDLLDASAALWNEVNYQRLMRYNDEDGFEGDVWDADTGRLEGKYKGVLGASTAQQVIRKNSEAWRGFFESKKACHDASNASVTEHPEPPGFRGNEDDGRQLKTVIRNTSYTVEWGDRSRLEILVGSELKDRYDHTGRLRLEIAGNPNWPDYEKQGRLDLWYDETDSTFRASQPVTVSDETRATPLASEKAALDIGANNLVACTTTTGEQYLYEGRELFHRFRETTREIARLQSKLPDGRYSSEHIRRLYHKRTRRRDHAQEALCRDLLEQLYEEGVDTVYIGGLTDVLETHWSVETNAKTHNFWSFKKFTERLACTTEEYGISVEVRSEAWTSQECPQCGSTDRTTRHQDTLTCPCGFKGHADLTASETFLERQTEQSARPMARPVRFEWDDHNWSGISHPHESPKEQRTDPSTVHCNGNIVSSES; encoded by the coding sequence ATGAAGCGTACCAACACGTTCGCTGTACGACCGCTCTCCGAGACTGGAGAGCAACTGCTACGGGACCTGTTGGACGCTTCCGCCGCTCTCTGGAACGAGGTTAACTATCAGCGCCTCATGCGGTACAACGACGAGGACGGCTTCGAGGGCGATGTGTGGGACGCCGACACCGGCAGGCTCGAAGGGAAGTACAAAGGCGTTCTCGGCGCGTCCACGGCCCAACAGGTGATACGGAAGAACAGCGAAGCGTGGCGCGGGTTCTTCGAGAGCAAGAAAGCGTGTCACGACGCCTCGAATGCATCGGTCACAGAACACCCCGAACCACCGGGGTTTCGTGGCAACGAGGACGACGGACGGCAACTCAAGACCGTCATTCGCAACACGTCGTACACCGTCGAATGGGGAGATCGCTCCCGGCTTGAGATACTGGTCGGCAGCGAGTTGAAAGACCGATACGACCACACCGGGCGTCTCCGCTTGGAAATAGCTGGCAACCCGAATTGGCCCGACTACGAGAAACAGGGCCGGTTAGACCTGTGGTATGACGAGACTGACAGCACCTTCCGGGCTTCGCAACCCGTGACTGTTTCTGACGAGACACGGGCGACTCCACTGGCCTCAGAGAAGGCCGCTCTGGACATTGGTGCAAACAATCTCGTCGCCTGTACCACCACAACCGGCGAACAATACCTGTACGAAGGCCGTGAACTGTTCCATCGATTCCGTGAGACGACACGAGAAATCGCCCGGTTGCAGTCCAAACTACCGGACGGCCGATACAGTAGTGAGCATATCCGGCGACTGTACCACAAGCGAACCCGCCGCCGTGACCACGCCCAAGAAGCGTTGTGTCGTGACCTGCTGGAACAACTGTACGAGGAGGGCGTTGACACGGTGTATATTGGCGGGTTGACTGATGTGTTGGAGACACACTGGTCGGTCGAAACCAACGCCAAGACCCACAACTTCTGGTCGTTCAAGAAATTCACCGAGCGACTGGCGTGTACCACCGAGGAATACGGTATTTCCGTGGAAGTCCGGTCGGAGGCATGGACCAGCCAAGAGTGCCCGCAATGCGGTTCGACAGACCGAACAACACGGCATCAGGACACACTCACCTGTCCATGTGGATTCAAAGGCCACGCCGACCTCACAGCCTCAGAGACGTTCCTAGAGCGGCAGACAGAGCAGTCAGCCAGGCCGATGGCACGGCCCGTGCGGTTCGAGTGGGACGACCACAACTGGTCGGGGATATCACACCCTCACGAAAGTCCCAAAGAACAGCGCACAGACCCGAGTACCGTCCACTGTAACGGGAATATTGTCTCCAGTGAGTCTTAG
- a CDS encoding type IV pilin N-terminal domain-containing protein, translating to MRDDAGNERGVSTVIGVVLMVAIVVILAAVVGTFVLNIGQQQPQNAPQTAIVADYSKETSPNGEYLNLTVGSGETLQRNELSVTVSDAKDSSGNDVSLTGNPIQAQAPTEISSGTEISINAKQFSGVGSGEHLDLSEATLRIVWEPATSEETNTYVIYRWPDPSTR from the coding sequence ATGAGGGATGACGCTGGGAACGAGCGGGGGGTAAGCACCGTCATCGGTGTGGTACTGATGGTCGCTATCGTCGTGATTCTCGCGGCCGTGGTCGGGACGTTCGTCCTCAATATCGGCCAACAGCAGCCGCAAAACGCGCCACAGACGGCGATCGTCGCCGACTACAGTAAAGAGACCAGCCCGAACGGCGAGTATCTCAACCTGACTGTCGGGAGCGGTGAGACGCTCCAGCGAAACGAGCTCTCGGTGACGGTGAGCGACGCGAAAGACTCCAGCGGGAACGACGTCTCGCTGACCGGGAATCCGATACAGGCACAGGCCCCGACCGAGATCAGTTCGGGCACGGAGATCAGTATCAACGCGAAGCAGTTCAGCGGCGTCGGGTCGGGCGAACATCTCGACCTGAGCGAGGCGACACTCCGGATCGTCTGGGAACCGGCCACCAGCGAGGAGACGAATACGTACGTCATCTATCGTTGGCCGGACCCGAGTACCCGTTAG
- a CDS encoding glucan 1,4-alpha-glucosidase, whose amino-acid sequence MTLRTSLNDFKRNRDHDRRFPGELRSTAGMFSGFADRLVYVDGDGSLRDYSYPLCGLSGIDQSRFGVETDDVRWFDDGGEQRYRGETGVVETVHEQPGWSIAQYDCTFGRAHVTRFELRGDAPPNPTLRAFVGFAPDGREGRTSLLVHDDAVEAYHRDEHDYVGVSTGIEAVHGQIPERFDELVAEGPVEFPRETTQDRYEDAVLTGGAVVTAPFDDHAVTLVTLVTDISETTRGDALSEVAALASSHDSVGTLCAASEGCRPWSVPESTPHRESIVDDLRVVSLLSASNGARMAGPDFDPFFVTSGGYGYTWFRDDAEIAGFLLSGDQLLGLGLADWHERSAALYCRTQLPDGSWPHRVWPGDETLAPGWANARIESGSDTDYQADQTGSVLGFLATFLRAGSPDDPGRIETAIARGIESLDETLVDDGLPIDCQNAWENMQGRFTHTAATFLHAYAAVARAPVNEPLRNHAREQARAVHDGLDALWTGDYYALRGHDGELDERLDSGTLALVGALREYAALVALPERTLDRLDTHVRTTLDGLERETDAIRGLVRFEGDEWRRNSQADEKVWTVSTAWGANAAAQLGSLLDNRDEDVRAATAYARSRDLLAEILPGGSLVQPSGYLSEQLYDDGTPDCATPLGWPHALRLATVAHLSSIGELRAEEAAGATE is encoded by the coding sequence ATGACGCTCCGGACATCGTTGAACGATTTCAAACGGAACCGGGACCACGATCGGCGGTTCCCGGGGGAGTTGCGCTCTACCGCCGGCATGTTCTCCGGCTTCGCCGACCGGCTCGTCTACGTCGACGGCGACGGCTCGCTACGGGATTACTCCTATCCGCTCTGCGGCCTCTCGGGCATCGACCAGTCGCGGTTCGGCGTCGAGACCGACGACGTGCGCTGGTTCGACGACGGCGGCGAACAGCGCTACCGGGGTGAGACCGGCGTCGTCGAGACCGTCCACGAGCAGCCGGGCTGGTCGATCGCCCAGTACGACTGTACGTTCGGTCGGGCACACGTCACGCGGTTCGAACTCCGGGGCGACGCGCCCCCGAACCCGACGCTGCGGGCGTTCGTCGGCTTCGCCCCCGACGGCCGGGAGGGGCGGACGAGCCTGCTCGTCCACGACGACGCAGTCGAGGCGTACCACCGCGACGAACACGACTACGTCGGCGTTTCGACCGGTATCGAGGCCGTCCACGGGCAGATCCCCGAGCGGTTCGACGAACTGGTCGCCGAAGGCCCGGTCGAGTTCCCCCGGGAGACGACACAGGACCGCTACGAGGACGCGGTCCTGACCGGTGGTGCCGTCGTGACTGCCCCCTTCGACGATCACGCGGTCACGCTCGTGACACTGGTGACCGACATCAGCGAGACGACCCGCGGGGACGCTCTCTCGGAGGTGGCCGCCCTCGCGAGTAGTCACGACAGCGTCGGCACGCTGTGTGCGGCAAGCGAGGGGTGCCGACCCTGGTCGGTTCCGGAGTCGACGCCACACCGGGAGTCGATCGTCGACGATCTGCGCGTGGTCTCGTTGTTGTCGGCGAGTAACGGCGCTCGGATGGCCGGTCCGGACTTCGATCCGTTCTTCGTCACCTCCGGGGGCTACGGCTACACGTGGTTCCGCGACGACGCCGAGATCGCCGGCTTCCTGCTGTCGGGCGATCAGCTCCTCGGTCTGGGGCTGGCCGACTGGCACGAGCGGTCGGCGGCCCTCTACTGTCGGACACAGCTCCCCGACGGGAGCTGGCCACACCGCGTCTGGCCCGGCGACGAGACGCTGGCACCCGGCTGGGCCAACGCCCGCATCGAGAGCGGGAGCGACACCGACTACCAGGCCGACCAGACCGGGAGCGTCCTGGGCTTTCTTGCGACTTTCCTCCGGGCCGGTTCCCCCGACGATCCCGGGCGGATCGAGACGGCGATTGCACGTGGTATCGAGAGCCTGGACGAGACGCTCGTCGACGACGGGCTGCCGATCGACTGCCAGAACGCCTGGGAGAACATGCAGGGGCGCTTTACTCACACCGCCGCGACGTTCCTGCACGCCTACGCCGCCGTCGCCCGCGCGCCGGTCAACGAACCGCTCCGGAACCACGCCCGCGAGCAGGCCCGCGCCGTCCACGACGGCCTCGACGCGCTCTGGACCGGCGACTACTACGCCCTCCGGGGCCACGACGGCGAACTCGACGAGCGACTCGACTCTGGGACGCTCGCGCTGGTCGGTGCCCTCCGGGAGTACGCCGCGCTCGTCGCCCTCCCCGAGCGGACGCTGGACCGACTGGACACCCACGTCCGGACGACCCTCGACGGCCTGGAACGCGAGACCGACGCGATCCGCGGGCTCGTCCGGTTCGAGGGCGACGAGTGGCGACGGAACTCCCAGGCCGACGAGAAAGTCTGGACGGTCTCGACCGCGTGGGGAGCCAACGCCGCCGCGCAGTTGGGGTCACTGCTCGACAACCGGGACGAGGACGTTCGGGCGGCGACCGCCTACGCCCGCTCGCGGGACCTGCTGGCCGAGATCCTCCCCGGCGGCTCGCTCGTCCAGCCCAGTGGCTACCTCTCCGAGCAGTTGTACGACGACGGGACCCCCGACTGTGCGACCCCGCTGGGATGGCCACACGCGCTCCGACTGGCGACGGTCGCACACCTCAGTTCGATCGGCGAGTTACGGGCGGAGGAGGCGGCCGGAGCGACCGAGTAG
- a CDS encoding glutathione S-transferase family protein, with product MNMLVDGEWRTDAYKTTNEDGEFDRQETSFRDRIEDDPDARFQPEAGRYHLYVSLACPWAHRTLLVRKLKGLEDAISVDVVDPYRGDDGWQFTPEKAGCTEDSVNGADYLREVYVAADPEMTGRVTVPVLWDKQEETIVNNESKEVLRMLDTEFGGVAEHDVDLYPEGYQDEIDRIIDEIYEPINNGVYRAGFADTQAAYDDAVTELFDALEHWDDVLADQRYLAGDRLTEADICMFTTLVRFDEVYHTHFMCNHKLVREYDNLWPYLRDLYQTPGVAETVNVDHIKEHYYTTHPDVSPKRIVPMGPAPDFEATHDRDELPGELPDDLLATA from the coding sequence ATGAACATGCTCGTCGACGGCGAGTGGCGGACAGACGCCTACAAGACAACCAACGAGGACGGTGAGTTCGACCGGCAGGAGACGTCGTTCCGTGACCGTATCGAGGACGACCCGGACGCGCGGTTCCAGCCCGAAGCGGGGCGGTACCACCTCTACGTCTCGCTGGCCTGTCCGTGGGCACACCGGACGCTGCTGGTCCGGAAACTCAAAGGGTTGGAGGACGCGATCAGCGTCGACGTCGTCGACCCCTACCGCGGCGACGACGGCTGGCAGTTCACCCCCGAGAAAGCCGGCTGTACCGAAGACTCGGTCAACGGGGCCGACTACCTCCGGGAGGTCTACGTCGCGGCCGACCCGGAGATGACCGGTCGGGTGACGGTACCGGTCCTCTGGGACAAACAGGAGGAGACCATCGTCAACAACGAGTCCAAGGAGGTCCTGCGGATGCTCGACACCGAGTTCGGCGGCGTCGCCGAACACGACGTCGACCTCTACCCCGAGGGCTATCAGGACGAAATCGACCGGATCATCGACGAGATCTACGAGCCGATCAACAACGGCGTCTACCGGGCCGGCTTCGCGGACACGCAGGCCGCCTACGACGACGCCGTCACGGAACTGTTCGACGCCCTGGAGCACTGGGACGACGTGCTCGCAGATCAGCGGTACCTCGCCGGTGACCGGCTGACAGAGGCGGACATCTGCATGTTCACCACGCTGGTCCGGTTCGACGAGGTCTACCACACCCACTTCATGTGCAACCACAAGCTCGTCCGCGAGTACGACAACCTCTGGCCGTATCTGCGGGACCTCTACCAGACGCCGGGCGTCGCAGAGACGGTCAACGTCGACCACATCAAGGAACACTACTACACGACCCATCCGGATGTCAGTCCGAAACGGATCGTGCCGATGGGTCCCGCCCCCGACTTCGAGGCCACTCACGACCGGGACGAACTGCCGGGTGAACTCCCCGACGATCTCCTCGCGACGGCCTGA
- a CDS encoding ornithine cyclodeaminase family protein produces MQTLLLGPDAVERHADLPAIVDAVSAAFAADARGDTIMPAKSYIDLPEYNGDFRSMPAYVNAGDWDAAAVKWVNVHTDNPTDHDLPTVLGTLIYSDPETAFPLAVMDGTVLTRLRTGAAAAVATDHLAVPDADSLGLVGAGTQAYTQLEAIATVRDIETVVVADRDEQRQRAVVDHFGDRFDVRAGPIEEAAGCDVLSTITPVESPIVDREWLGEHTHVNAIGADAAGKHEHDDRTLLDAKLVIDDYEQCTHSGEINVPWSEGVLDDGDIYGELGSIVAGDLPGRESADGITLFDSTGLAIQDVAAAHVAYENAREAGEGTDFVLVGTDTT; encoded by the coding sequence ATGCAGACCCTGTTGCTCGGTCCGGACGCAGTCGAGAGACACGCCGACCTCCCCGCGATCGTCGACGCGGTGTCGGCCGCGTTCGCCGCCGACGCGCGTGGCGACACGATCATGCCCGCGAAGTCCTACATCGACCTGCCCGAGTACAACGGCGACTTCCGGTCGATGCCGGCCTACGTCAACGCCGGCGACTGGGACGCCGCGGCGGTCAAGTGGGTCAACGTCCACACGGACAACCCGACCGACCACGACCTCCCGACGGTGCTGGGGACGCTCATCTACTCGGACCCGGAGACGGCGTTCCCCCTCGCCGTGATGGACGGGACCGTCCTGACGCGGCTCCGCACCGGCGCGGCCGCGGCCGTGGCGACCGACCACCTCGCGGTCCCCGACGCCGACTCGCTGGGGTTGGTCGGTGCCGGGACGCAGGCGTACACGCAACTGGAGGCCATCGCGACCGTTCGTGACATCGAGACGGTCGTCGTCGCCGACCGGGACGAACAACGCCAGCGGGCCGTCGTCGATCACTTCGGCGACCGCTTCGACGTCCGCGCCGGACCCATCGAGGAGGCGGCTGGCTGTGACGTGCTCTCGACGATCACGCCCGTGGAGTCGCCCATCGTCGACCGGGAGTGGCTGGGCGAACACACCCACGTCAACGCCATCGGTGCCGACGCCGCCGGGAAACACGAACACGACGACCGGACGTTACTGGACGCGAAACTCGTCATCGACGACTACGAGCAGTGTACCCACTCCGGCGAGATCAACGTCCCCTGGAGCGAGGGCGTCCTCGACGACGGGGACATCTACGGCGAACTCGGCTCGATCGTCGCCGGCGACCTCCCGGGCCGGGAGTCGGCGGACGGCATCACCCTCTTTGACTCGACCGGCCTGGCGATCCAGGACGTGGCGGCGGCCCACGTCGCCTACGAGAACGCCCGCGAGGCCGGCGAGGGAACCGACTTCGTACTCGTCGGTACCGACACCACGTGA
- a CDS encoding 50S ribosomal protein L16, with translation MSEKPASMYRDIDKPSYTRREYITGIPGSKIAQHEMGQKQTDRDEYPVQISLVVEESVQLRHGSLEASRLSANRHLIKELGEDGDYKMTLRKFPHQVLRENKQATGAGADRVSDGMRQAFGKIVGTAARVQSGERLFTAYCQVEDAPHVKEAFRRAYNKITPSCRINVERGEELLIA, from the coding sequence ATGTCGGAGAAACCCGCTTCAATGTACCGGGACATCGACAAGCCCTCGTACACCCGACGCGAGTACATCACGGGCATCCCCGGATCGAAGATCGCACAGCACGAGATGGGCCAGAAGCAGACCGATCGGGACGAGTACCCCGTCCAGATCAGCCTCGTCGTCGAGGAGTCCGTCCAGTTGCGCCACGGCTCCCTGGAGGCCTCCCGCCTCTCGGCCAACCGCCACCTGATCAAGGAACTCGGCGAGGACGGCGACTACAAGATGACCCTCCGGAAGTTCCCCCACCAGGTCCTGCGGGAGAACAAGCAGGCGACCGGTGCCGGGGCCGACCGTGTCTCCGACGGGATGCGCCAGGCGTTCGGGAAGATCGTCGGCACCGCAGCCCGCGTCCAGTCCGGCGAGCGCCTCTTTACGGCCTACTGCCAGGTCGAGGACGCCCCCCACGTCAAGGAAGCGTTCCGCCGTGCCTACAACAAGATCACGCCGTCCTGCCGCATCAACGTCGAGCGTGGCGAAGAACTGCTGATCGCGTAA
- a CDS encoding TrmB family transcriptional regulator has protein sequence MDDATLAARLEQLGLSEKEVDTYLSILRTGEAKASEIADDTGVSKRYVYSISESLEDRGFVEVNDHVVPTTIRARPPGEVIDALTDQLTEMETALADRFADTDREPQQFDVIKSRVTVVKRLSEYIADAESEIMLSVPQQYLSEIGDDLAAAVDRGVLVMLVVNSTTRIDPTDVEGKAAVARAWEQEMPIMLTVDGQYGLVAPADMVLRTNSDQRAIAFVQRQIVPILSGSFLGNYWPMATELHVGEPHPLPETYRSFRHLVLQATLRLRADEPVTFVADVAPVQATDDPGHIEGQVVDTRQGMVEPQTNAYPIEHTLVVELGDETVTVGGPGSFLEDYEANEARLS, from the coding sequence ATGGACGACGCAACGCTCGCAGCGCGACTCGAACAACTGGGCCTCTCCGAGAAGGAGGTCGATACGTACCTGTCGATCCTCCGGACCGGCGAGGCCAAGGCCAGCGAGATCGCCGACGACACCGGCGTCTCGAAGCGATACGTCTATAGCATCAGCGAATCGCTCGAAGACCGCGGGTTCGTCGAGGTCAACGACCACGTCGTCCCGACGACGATCCGGGCCCGCCCGCCCGGGGAGGTCATCGACGCCCTGACCGACCAGTTGACGGAGATGGAGACGGCGCTGGCCGATCGGTTCGCCGACACGGATCGGGAACCCCAGCAGTTCGACGTCATCAAGTCCCGCGTGACGGTGGTCAAGCGCCTCAGCGAGTACATCGCCGACGCCGAAAGCGAGATTATGCTCTCGGTCCCCCAGCAGTACCTCTCGGAGATCGGCGACGACCTCGCCGCTGCAGTCGATCGCGGCGTACTCGTCATGCTGGTCGTCAACAGCACCACCCGGATCGATCCGACCGACGTCGAGGGGAAGGCCGCTGTCGCTCGCGCCTGGGAGCAGGAGATGCCGATCATGCTCACGGTCGATGGCCAGTACGGGCTGGTCGCCCCGGCGGACATGGTGCTCCGGACGAACTCCGACCAGCGGGCGATCGCGTTCGTCCAGAGACAGATCGTCCCGATCCTCTCGGGGTCGTTCCTCGGGAACTACTGGCCGATGGCGACCGAACTCCACGTCGGCGAGCCACACCCGCTCCCCGAGACGTACCGGAGCTTCCGTCATCTCGTGTTACAGGCCACGCTCCGACTCCGGGCCGACGAACCGGTGACGTTCGTTGCCGACGTTGCTCCCGTCCAGGCCACCGACGACCCCGGACACATCGAGGGACAGGTCGTCGATACGCGCCAGGGGATGGTCGAACCACAGACCAACGCCTATCCGATCGAACACACGCTCGTCGTCGAACTGGGCGACGAGACGGTGACCGTCGGTGGGCCGGGCTCGTTCCTCGAAGACTACGAGGCCAACGAGGCCCGTCTCAGCTAA
- the leuS gene encoding leucine--tRNA ligase has translation MTTTGDERERGFDHTAIEPHWQEVWDEADVFRIEDDATDPEYVLAMFPYTSGSLHMGHVRNYTITDAFARFERMRGESVLHPMGWDSFGLPAENAAEERDTNPRDWTLGCIDSMKEQLTEMGFGYDWEREVTTCDPDYYRWNQWLFKRFDEAGLVERQGAELNWCPSCETVLADEQVEGEAELCWRCDTPIEHREMDQWFLTITDYAEELLDSLDDLDGWPNNVREMQRNWIGKQEGASVAFEVGDYGAVDIFTTRLDTIYGATYFSLAPGHPVAQEIAEDNDEVADYIREVEHADEDDLEVTSGVFTGEYATNPATGEEIPVYVADYVLTDVGTGALYAVPAHDDRDHEFATHHDIPIEQVVEPTEDAAVDPEDIDVQETAYTEDGVLVNSGEYNGLTSEQARERFVEVFDGEHRTEYNLRDWGISRQRYWGTPIPMIDCPDCGYVPVPDEDLPVELPEFVHTTGNPLDAAEEWKHVDCPDCGADAVRETDTMDTFVDSSWYFLRYTSPALDDAPFDTERATDWMPVDQYVGGIEHAVMHLLYARFFTKVVDDLDLLSGGVREPFTNLTNQGMVLGADGNKMSKSLGNGVSPQRIIEEYGADTARLFIMEAAQPEKEFAWSAEGVQSAHSFLQNVYELTADYVAGDVETGERDDIAEYVAREIDATAARATEEYEEFRFNHALQAVRELVSLLRRYEEATDPAPETFERGLVTVTKLLAPVAPHVSEEIWQELDNDGLVAEADWPAGEAPEDYEVERRLVEDTREDVRDIVDTVGIEDPQRITLAVAPDWKHRVVDIAREADNVVPAVMQNEDLQRHGEAAADFAKELAGRATFPTLLTPEQEVATLRRAAWLLEREFGAEVVVQSPEAADEGLMGNAEPGRPAIDIAE, from the coding sequence ATGACCACGACCGGTGACGAACGCGAACGCGGGTTCGACCACACGGCGATCGAGCCCCACTGGCAAGAGGTGTGGGACGAGGCGGACGTGTTCCGCATCGAGGACGACGCCACCGATCCCGAGTACGTCCTTGCGATGTTCCCCTACACGTCGGGTTCGCTGCACATGGGCCACGTCCGCAACTACACGATCACCGACGCCTTCGCTCGCTTCGAGCGGATGCGTGGGGAGAGCGTCCTCCATCCGATGGGATGGGACTCCTTCGGCCTACCCGCGGAGAACGCCGCCGAGGAGCGGGACACCAACCCCCGCGACTGGACGCTGGGCTGTATCGACTCGATGAAAGAACAGCTGACCGAGATGGGCTTTGGCTACGACTGGGAGCGGGAAGTCACCACCTGTGATCCCGACTACTACCGCTGGAACCAGTGGCTGTTCAAGCGCTTCGACGAGGCCGGCCTGGTCGAACGCCAGGGCGCGGAACTGAACTGGTGTCCCTCGTGTGAAACCGTCCTCGCGGACGAACAGGTCGAAGGCGAGGCGGAACTGTGCTGGCGCTGTGACACCCCCATCGAACACCGCGAGATGGACCAGTGGTTCCTCACCATCACGGACTACGCCGAGGAACTGCTCGACTCGCTCGACGACCTGGACGGGTGGCCGAACAACGTCCGGGAGATGCAGCGCAACTGGATCGGCAAGCAGGAGGGCGCGAGTGTCGCCTTCGAGGTCGGCGACTACGGCGCGGTCGACATCTTCACCACCCGACTGGACACGATCTACGGCGCGACCTACTTCTCGCTGGCACCGGGCCACCCGGTCGCCCAGGAGATCGCCGAAGACAACGACGAGGTCGCCGACTACATCCGCGAGGTCGAACACGCCGACGAGGACGACCTGGAGGTGACCTCGGGGGTGTTCACCGGCGAGTACGCCACGAACCCCGCGACCGGCGAGGAGATCCCGGTCTACGTCGCCGACTACGTCCTGACCGACGTGGGCACCGGCGCGCTCTACGCGGTGCCGGCCCACGACGACCGTGACCACGAGTTCGCTACCCACCACGACATCCCCATCGAGCAGGTCGTCGAGCCGACCGAGGACGCCGCGGTCGACCCCGAGGACATCGACGTTCAGGAAACGGCCTACACCGAAGACGGCGTCCTCGTCAACAGCGGCGAGTACAACGGCCTGACGAGCGAACAGGCCCGCGAGCGGTTCGTCGAGGTCTTCGACGGCGAACACCGCACGGAGTACAACCTCCGGGACTGGGGGATCTCCCGGCAACGGTACTGGGGGACGCCGATCCCGATGATCGACTGTCCGGACTGTGGCTACGTTCCCGTCCCCGACGAGGACCTGCCGGTCGAACTACCGGAGTTCGTCCACACCACCGGGAACCCCCTGGACGCGGCCGAGGAGTGGAAACACGTCGACTGTCCCGACTGCGGGGCCGACGCGGTCCGGGAGACCGACACGATGGACACCTTCGTCGACTCCTCGTGGTACTTCCTGCGGTACACCTCGCCGGCCCTCGACGACGCCCCCTTCGACACCGAGCGGGCGACCGACTGGATGCCCGTCGACCAGTACGTCGGCGGCATCGAACACGCCGTGATGCACCTGCTGTACGCCCGCTTCTTCACGAAGGTCGTCGACGACCTCGACCTGCTCTCCGGCGGCGTCCGCGAGCCCTTCACCAACCTGACGAACCAGGGGATGGTCCTGGGTGCCGACGGCAACAAGATGTCCAAGAGCCTGGGCAACGGTGTCTCGCCCCAGCGCATCATCGAGGAGTACGGCGCCGACACCGCCCGGCTGTTCATCATGGAGGCCGCCCAGCCCGAGAAGGAGTTCGCCTGGAGCGCCGAGGGCGTCCAGTCGGCCCACAGTTTCCTCCAGAACGTCTACGAACTGACCGCCGACTACGTGGCCGGCGACGTCGAGACCGGCGAGCGCGACGACATCGCCGAGTACGTCGCCCGCGAGATCGACGCCACGGCCGCCCGCGCGACCGAGGAGTACGAGGAGTTCCGGTTCAACCACGCTCTCCAGGCGGTCCGGGAACTGGTCTCGCTGCTCCGCCGGTACGAGGAAGCGACCGATCCCGCCCCGGAGACCTTCGAGCGCGGGCTGGTGACGGTGACGAAGCTACTGGCCCCGGTCGCGCCCCACGTCTCCGAGGAGATCTGGCAGGAACTGGACAACGACGGGCTCGTCGCCGAGGCCGACTGGCCGGCCGGCGAGGCCCCCGAGGACTACGAGGTCGAACGCCGTCTGGTCGAGGACACCCGTGAAGACGTCCGGGACATCGTCGACACGGTCGGCATCGAGGACCCCCAGCGGATCACGCTGGCGGTCGCACCCGACTGGAAACACCGGGTCGTCGACATCGCTCGCGAGGCCGACAACGTCGTCCCCGCGGTGATGCAAAACGAGGACCTCCAGCGACACGGCGAGGCCGCCGCGGACTTCGCGAAGGAACTGGCCGGCCGCGCGACGTTCCCGACCCTGCTCACTCCCGAACAGGAGGTCGCGACCCTCCGGCGTGCGGCGTGGCTGCTCGAACGCGAGTTCGGTGCCGAGGTCGTCGTCCAGTCGCCCGAGGCGGCCGACGAGGGGCTGATGGGGAACGCCGAGCCCGGTCGCCCGGCGATCGACATCGCGGAGTAG
- a CDS encoding DUF7535 family protein yields the protein MADDASTDAEATESILPAPIRSVTPLTGTHHDWEMDVFGWGMFLGLAVLLVPLLPFLVIVWLISKVTEALTPS from the coding sequence ATGGCAGACGATGCGTCCACCGACGCGGAGGCGACAGAGTCGATCCTTCCGGCACCGATCCGGAGCGTGACGCCGCTGACCGGCACCCATCACGACTGGGAGATGGATGTTTTCGGCTGGGGGATGTTCCTGGGGCTCGCGGTCCTGCTGGTCCCGCTGTTGCCTTTCCTCGTCATCGTCTGGCTGATCTCGAAGGTGACCGAGGCGCTGACGCCGAGCTAG